ACCCACATTCAGAGCACTTGATAGCATGAGCTCGTTCTACATCGGTGAACAAACCCACACGCTTACTTTACACGTGGGAGGCATTGTGAAGCAATTTGactttaatgcaaacaaacaccTTTTTGTGTAGCCAAGTTAAACACAGAAAATGGGGCAGAAAATTGGTTGGGGAGTCAACCCCAGCTCTTCAGATTTAATGCAGGTGCTGAACAATCCAAGGACAGAGAACCTGAAAAATCTTCAGAAGTACTTATTGCAAACTGACATATGAAAATACTTCAAGACACCAAATATTGTGATCAGAagttatatttatcatttatttattaatcagctAGTATGTATATTCTTCTGCCCCTCTGAAAACCCAAGATGATCTTCCAGGCATGAACTGGACTTAAAAAGTGCCTGGACAGTCCTGGAGGGTTGGTCGACTtgaaatgtactttattttctttatttattttactcaatttttttaaaatagagaAACTCAATTTGAAAGAAGTAGTTCATATAGCaggcaatatttaatatttaatgtgatACATTAGGGAATATATGAATGATGTGCTGTGGGTGTGATGAGCCACCACTGGTCCTAGGCTTATTTTAACGAGTAAATCCATTTCTACCATTTCTACCAGCTATCATGCCCAAAACACAACCTTAATCTGGGTTTATCTGGATTTCCAAGCCAGCCATTCAGTGCTGTATCCATTCAGTGATGTTTTAAATTTGGTGGTCACGACCTGAACaatgatatttgatttcagattcAGGACAGGAAGGCAGTTCTTTAAATATATCAAAGTGAATGATTGCCATTGGTCTCACCATTACATCATGGATTtatctgtctttctctttaaTCATAATGGCTGGTCCTTCAGTCATACTTACAGTCTGATTTACTGATTTATAGATAGAACCAATTTCTTCTGAACTGAAACGTTTTTCTACAGAGGATGTAGTATATACAGTGTGCGTTATGTAATGAGGTCTCTTGTTATCAAAGCACAGCATCCCACTCAAATGTTTCACTCTTCTATAAAACATTCGCTTCGACAGGCAAGTGGTACCtttctttttagttttctttcgtttttttttttttttttttttttttttttaaagcaatctgaataaaacactgaataaCACTGCAGTGCTTTCACTCTGGACACTACTGATGCAATAAATGGATCCGGGCCAACTCTTTCATGTGGACCGGCCGAGAGTCCAGTCATTAATAACATGCTTTGATATCATCACATActtatagtaatatttcacatactaGTGAAAGGCTAGACACCTATATCCTCTTATTAGTGGTACAGTCAAGACAATCTAGGACACTAGTCCGTctctaaaaataatttacttcCACCTGCAAATGGAAAAGTTCAGTGCTCTTCATTTCAGCTTCTCGATCTCATTATTGAGAAAGCTTCATGGGGTGACACTGGCATGCTGGGATATGATATTGCTACCACTTTGAAATGAGTGAATATCCCACTGTCAGACACGGTTTTAGACAAAAAGAgtttataataaatgcaaatgGCCCATGAAAGATTGTGCTGATGAAAGCAGCTAATAAGTGTTATTCTTAGATGATTAGTGACTGCAGTTTGAATGTGATTGGAATCGTTTTAAAAGAATGGAAATGTGATGGaataatttatttgatgtctTTTCTGTGAAAATGGATCAGAGTATTACTGCTGgctttgtcttttgttttctttttggaaaTGTCTACAGTTTTTGTTAAGAGTTTAAAAGAATACAGAACAGTTTGTTTGGGGTCGtggcttctgattggtcaaccaGCTTTCCATCTGTGCTGAAATACATCAGCAGCTAGGTCACTGCACTGCACCCATAAAGGCCAGCTATTAACCTCAGTTTACATGACAAGGACTATATCTCCTAGCTCCATAAGATAGTAAAATGTCTGTTGTGTTTTAATATGTGtgtcctttgtgtgtgtgtgtgtgtgtttgttttgtgtaagCTTCTATGTAGGCATGTGTATAACAAACCTTTTAGCCATGACTATATTCTAACCCAggctcaatgaaaaaaaaaaaagtttctgcagTATGACAAATTGATCTCATGTGAATTCATACATATTTGTCAAGGTGGCTAATTTTGacaaattcatacttttatttctttttctttttttgccaaatCTTACACATTTTATGATATGGCAAATTTGTAGAAAGGACCACACCTAACCCTGCCCCTGAACTTAGCCATCACAGAAATCGCACAAACTGTATGAGGGAGGTTGTACAGATTGGCCGTGCGATATAGAAttgaaaataatgcacattttgcattggtttgaagtgaaatcaaagaagTGGCACTTAAAAGCTAGTTCTGTTTTATCCTAAAGGGATGAATGTGAATCTGGCAGTGTTTGATGTTGGTTGTTGTTTGTATTGTAGcagtttgaaaataaaatgtccagTGATTGGTGCTTAAAGGTTAATTCTTTTGGAAATGATGTCTCACCTAAACGAAAATCTAACGTAAATTGATAATGATAACAGAGGCTAATATGAGAGAAAAACATTTGCTGAAGCAACAATTTCAGCTTGCTTctaaaagtcttaaatttatgttttattgagACTCATACCTGAACACTCAACATCACAAGTGCACTACTGTAGTTTActgtcagaaaagccatacataaaGAGCTGGTTATGCGATgcaaatgtcaaatatatatatgaatctatgTGTTTTGAAATCATGCACTATGATGAAAGTAATTTGAGGTCATAACAGTATTGTGCAAGAAACGGTGCAAAACATCTTTATTAATCAATCTACAAAAATACAGATATAGGCATATTTTTCCAATAAGCCTAAGTTGCTATATTCAAAGCACAGCCTCTTGTTGCTTAAtgattgcatttacatttgtCCCATTTGGTGTCAGTAAATGtgttcagctgaattcaatttctACTTTGTCAAAGAGATATAAAAAGGGTTAGAATAACATGGCAGCCCTTGTGTGAAGACTGACGAGTGTAAAGACAACCTTCTCGAATGTGTGACTCCACCGGCAAGAGACATAAGTATCGCCTTTGATTCGTCCTCTTTTCTACATCTTGCTTCActtctgtttcagtttttatgacctcttactatgtgtttcagtggtcaaaattattttgccaagtaagacatgttcaaCATCATCATCTTTTGTTGAtgctggatcaacattactgtccaaaaatatagacttaacccaatacctacccctaaacctacccataatttattgctaaaatcagtgtgaaatgataactgattaacaagggtgtagaagcacctaacctcGATCCCAcccttttaaaatccattttgtaGTTGTTTATTGACCCCCAGGACCACAAGGTAACTTCTGGGATGAATTTAGATGTGCTGCTCTCAaactttcctgaggatggtactcccctagttatgtttggagacttcaacatccacctagataaacctctaTCTGCAaacttccacactctgcttgcctcttttgatctcaagaGAGTGTTAACTagatcaggcaaccaactggacttTATTTACACACAACACCGCTCCACAGATCATgtactggttactccactgcacacctctgatcactttcTCCTCAACTTTAATCTTAACATGCATCTcttgatgctaacagtgctactgatactttctgctccactcttaaaTCTTGTTTAGACACTTTCTATGCCTTGTCTTCAGGCCAGCCCATttcaccccttctgccccttggctGTCTGATGTTCTCTGCAAACATCAGTCTAAGCTCAGGGATTCTGAATGGCTGtggcgatatggacaaaaaaaactaaaccaataTCACGATTGATTTGATCAATTTTGTGATTTAGATTTTAATCACGATTCTGACACACATAGACATATTTTACAGTCAAAAATGCATTCAGTGTGAATTTGAAACACATTTCCACATTTCCATGTTTTTGGTCCGGTCCTGATCCACACTTGTTattaattttggttttaaatCCAATTTCAAAAAGTgtactttttcttgttttagatATCAAAGTAGactttaataatatgcatttatggtgTAATTACTACATTTACTacatgtcaatccatgttcatatcTACCAAGAACAATGCggtgtcactttaattcagcatgtGCAGAAACGATCGCAGCATGACTGCTGGAGACACACCGCTTCTGGAGCGCACTGCCGGACCGCAACCGTGTGCAGTATGAACACACTGATCCATTATCagcttgcactggctaccaatagctgctcacataaaattcaaggcattactgtttgcatacaaaaccaccactggctttGCACCTCTTTACCTAAATTCATACTTCAGACGTACagtatgtgccctctagaagcttgtgttctgcaagtgaaagtCACTTTATTGTACCATCCTAAAGAGGCATTACTTTCACTCTTGAGTTTCTTCTCTTGTGGAACAATATAAATGCCCCCAGCCTTCcctattaataattttataaacccataaaaataaaaccagagCTGTTTTCCATCATTCCCAGCAGCAGATCTCAACCTCCTTTGAACACTATAATTGTTTCATAGTTAATAGCCCTGGGCCAGACACCCAACTAAAGGCATCTGGATGGCACCCAAAAGCAGGGTTTTGGGACTGCCTTCCCAGATTCAAATCCAGCAAACACTTTTAAACAACTGCCTTTATGAATGATATTGGGGCTGTAATCACCACGTCTGCTGGCACCAGACTTGTACCTGGTAGATTGGTACCTCCTTTCTCACCCATGGGTTTAGGATACAAATTTAAATCACAGAGGTGCAACAGAAACCTGTATTGTTATTTTGTACTTTCAAATCATTGCTGCAGCATTGGCCCAAGGTTATCAAGACTGTGGAACAATGGTTCAACCGATAGAGTCTGGGCTGggttattggtttgtttaaacAATGTCAGATTGGGGAGTGCTTTGTATATTTGTTTGACAATCACGATAAGCGCTTTAATGAACCTCTTAacctttaaagaaataatttattcatcTGACATTGTATTCTCAAacatttatgaataataaaattaaaaatgtaaagtggTTTGTAATGAGCGCGAGTGTGAAACGTGTTGTATTGTCCATGGCAATTAGTCTGAGTGTGAAAAGTGTTGTATTTTCCGTGCCCTCTCATTCCTTTGCGATAACAGCTTCTCTAATTGGTGCATTACTTACAGTAACACTTTGAGTGTAACTGTAAATAACTCCCTTTTGATGACTATTAGCTCCGTTGCGGCTCCAGAGATGGATGACGGGTTTGTCTCATTAGTGAGGAGTCTGTGAATATTCCTTGTCATTCCGTTTACCCTTTCATCTAACAGAGAGTAATGTCCTTTCAAATATGCCTCCCAATGCATGTATTTGAGGTGATTATTTCCCTCCCTCTCCATCAAGGTGGTTAGACAACTTGCTTAATTGCctgtttttaaagtgataaatagCTGATGCATTAACAAGTGATCCATTAATCTCTGGGAAATGTGGCATCGGTATTAAATGGTACTTCATCTAAAGGGAATCCTGCTATCAGCATGTATTGAATGGTATCTTGTGATATAGGATAAGATTTATTCAATACTCTGCACTTTCTAAACAATCAATAAAGCATATGAGGCCAAGGACAGCACATCTGAAATCCTTGATTGATTCCACAGACATATTACATAAGCGATGAATGTTACCCAAGAGATGAATTTCTCTGATATAGCACCAATAAACCAGCTTATTGTTTAgtgatagttgtgtaaatgttaaacacagcctgtttgttttttgtttttttttgacgaTTCTCACCAGCCAGATAAATGTTAATATTGAGGCATATGCAGACTGTGACACAGCCTTAAATCTGCCAGTAGAACTTTCATATTTATGAATTATAGTCGGATTTAAGGATTTACACTTTCACAAAAACTTTGCCTGTGGTGTCTAAACAATTTGCACTCAAGGCACAGGAACATCCGTTATCTGAGGGAAAGAATGTGGATGCTTATAGGGtcatagttgttttttttaaattaatatataaaaatctaatgcataatttaatatctgactatttaaataaaataataagaatctGAGATCACTCAAATAACGTCATCATATTTCTTCCTTTGTCAGTCACTAATGTGTGCCTTCACAGTTAAGGTTAAAGATTACAGAAGGCTGTGATTTTAGACATACAGTAGTAGGTGGAGAGGaaagaaattatgatttttgaaaGTACTGTCATGTCTGAGATGAATATAAACTGGAATGATTCATCTAAGATGATCTAAGCTAAagttgcactactgtctgtttcATCCAGAATAATCAATTTTTCTATgtacttttctttttattgtcgTTTGCACTAGTAAATTGATGTTCATCtgcttatagtgtacatacacttactacataatccatctgtatagtatgttcataatacacctatctgtatatcatgctgatagcatttaaaaatgtgtaaattatgttcatagtcttatctgtatatttattgtacatttgtaacatagGACACAGTATATCTGTTTATCCTGTACTtgctgcttattgcacttctggttagatgctaactgcattttgttgccttgtacctacatgtgcaatgacaataaagttgaatctaatcttatCTAATCTAAAAAATGAAAGAGGAGTTTAATGATTTTTAGAAAGTTTCACTGTTGTGCTGTGTGAACCTGTATTattgagacctttattacaaaaTGAATGACAATTACTCAGTGAATTTGTCTTGTTtcctttatgtcttttttttattaatggagTTGGGTGGTTACTGATTTAGGTTTACTAGTATAATGCTTTACAATTTGCATTATAAAATAGCAGCACATCAGTGAATTGGTAATGCAGGCAGTTATTTACAAGCATTTCTATTTGTCTTTGACATTGCAAAATTAAGCTCAGGGTAAAAATAGCATAATACATGAATCCATGAACATCCTTCTTGCAACAAAATGCAGACATTAAAATCATGCGGCATAAACATCAAACTAGACTGACTGATCACACTCTATCTGACCTGCTGTAATTTAACAGCTAAACTTCAGCTGGCTCATGACCACATGCCCTACCTTTGTTACAGTTTGTTCTTCCTGACAGCACATGGTGTGCTACGAAGCAAACCCTAATGAGGGGAAATATACAGAATAAAAGAGTCGAGGGCAAATGGCTTTATTAAAACTGCAACAGAAATCAGATGCTTTGAAATTCAGCTGACATTAGAAATGTCTACTGTCTCTGTGCCACGGTCCAGTTCACCACAGGCTTTTAAAACCACTCACTGTGGGTACAGAGCTCCAGGGAAACACATATATAGCTTTAAAAAAAGCAATTAGCAGAATCATGTGAATAAAAACATCCTTTTAGTGCTAATACATAAATTATTTCACAACAAATGCTGCAAGCTTCTTAGCCGGTAGGTTGCTCTCCGCTACAGCAGGAAAATATTTTCCCTTGACATGACCTTATGACGAGAGTTCATGAGATGAGAGACGGCAAATAAATGCACTGATTCTTTCTGGTTCAATGGTTCTACTGTTATCTGATACAATGTCAGTACAAAAGACTGCAGTTCTGATCCAGAACCTGATGTCTATTGCCTGCAGTATATCGTGGTTGTAGCCCTCTTCTTTTCTTAAATCAACAAAAGAATACTAatcctgactgactgactgactgactgactgaatgaatgagtGTCATCATTTGGCACAAAGCACATTTATGAGAGTGAAATGCATTGAGGGTGACACAAAAAGGTTTGTTCAATGTCCAGTGCTCACATGATGGTAAAGGTTTGTCGAACGTGTGGGAATAACAGTGGTCCTCCCTTCGGTGTGTGTCCATCCAAGGTGAAACTTATCCGTCATCATCATAATGACTTGCATCTAGACTGGAGATCTGTTTTACTAACAGAATACTGGTATGACAACATTTAGTTAAAAACTACCTCAAAGAAATAGTGCTGTTTCTGTATAAATGACTGGTTTGTTATCTGTGTGCAGATAACACAGTGTCAGCATTCACTAGAAGTGTTTGGATATACAACCCACTTGATGAGAAACAAGTCTTTCTTAGTGCTTGCAGTCCTTCTCTATTGTTCAGTGTGGAGGTACTTGGTTAGCTTATCGATTATACGATACCCTCCGCTGCGTTTACTCCTCCACACCACTAGGGCAGTCATGAGTAGCGTCACCAGAATGGGCACCACAATAAAAGGCCCCAAGATCCGATTGGGTGGATCGTGAAGCAGCCGTCCAGACATTGAGCAGTCATGGAAGTAGTGCCTGTGCACCCGGATGAAGAATTCGTCCACCATTCGGTTGGGCCAGAAACAGTTCATCTTCAGAGCCACCAGGAACGTGCAGTTGGTCAGTTCTCCATAGGACCTTTAGGAGAGCAAACAGGAGAGTAATGTCAGTGGTTTGCATAAAATGGGtctgtacatttttaaaactgaacTCCTATTTTCAAAGGAGTCATGAGAAAGTGGTTTAAACGTGAAGTGTGTGAAATACTTTCTCCTGGCCTGTGGGAGCAAAGTGCAGGGAAGCTGCTTGcaggttttttattttctcaaagagTGCAAACAGTGTGGCACTTTCAAAACATTGCTCTTTTAAAATAGTTCAACATGCCACATTTTAACTTACTGCAATGGCTACTGGCGGGAGGGGGTGCAAACTGAGTTTCTGCAACTGTGAAACAattaaatgattcactgtttcTGAATCACAGGTCAAAACAATGGAAATGCATCAA
Above is a window of Carassius auratus strain Wakin unplaced genomic scaffold, ASM336829v1 scaf_tig00216749, whole genome shotgun sequence DNA encoding:
- the LOC113098938 gene encoding receptor activity-modifying protein 1-like — its product is RSYGELTNCTFLVALKMNCFWPNRMVDEFFIRVHRHYFHDCSMSGRLLHDPPNRILGPFIVVPILVTLLMTALVVWRSKRSGG